The Pan troglodytes isolate AG18354 chromosome 1, NHGRI_mPanTro3-v2.0_pri, whole genome shotgun sequence genome includes a region encoding these proteins:
- the LOC134807880 gene encoding basic proline-rich protein-like, with translation MVEDVASPSEAPPPPLPPSLPSPPPSPPPLPSLLPSPPPLPPLLPPPPPPLPPLLPSPPPPLPPVPPLLPSPPPPLPPVPPLLPSPPPPLPPVPPLLPSPPLPPPPLPLPPLLPSPPPPLPPLPPPSPPPLPPLPPPSPPPPLPPLPPLSPPRPPLPPLPPPSSPPPLPPLSPPSPPPPSAPLPPPPPPSLPLPPPSLLPPPPPSPPLPPSLPSPPPSPPPPLSPPPPSLPLPPSLLPSPPPPIPLPPPSLPPPPPPLPSLPSPPPPLPSPPPPPSPPPPLPPSLPSPPSPTPPPLSPPPSLPSPPPPIPLPPPPPSLPPPPPSLPLPPSLPSPPSPTPPSPPSPPPSSPPSPPPPLPIPLPPLPPPSLQSPPPPPPLPPLLPSPPPPTPLPPPSPPLPPSLPSPPSPSPSPPPPQPPPSPPPPPSPPLPSPPPSPPSPPLPPLPQPPPPPPSPPSPPPPIPLPSPPSPPPPPPLPSPPPPPPSPPSPPPPPPPLPSSALTGHSSPGPSHREEQ, from the exons ATGGTTGAAGATGTTGCTA GCCCCAGTGaagcaccaccaccacctctaccaccatcactaccatcaccaccaccatcaccgccACCACTACCATCGctactaccatcaccaccaccactaccaccactactaccaccaccaccaccacctctaccaccactgctaccatcaccaccaccaccactaccacctgtACCACCActgctaccatcaccaccaccaccactaccacctgtACCACCActgctaccatcaccaccaccaccactaccacctgtACCACCActgctaccatcaccaccactaccaccaccaccactacctctACCTCCActgctaccatcaccaccaccaccactaccacctctaccaccaccatcaccaccaccactaccaccactaccaccaccatcaccaccaccaccactaccacctctACCACCTCTATCACCACCACGACCACCACTACCAcctctaccaccaccatcatcaccaccacctctaccacctctatcaccaccatcaccaccaccaccatcagcacctctaccaccaccaccaccaccatcactacctctaccaccaccatcactactaccaccaccaccaccatcaccacctctaccaccatcactaccatcaccaccaccatcaccaccaccaccactatcaccaccaccaccatcgctaccattaccaccatcattgctaccatcaccaccaccaccaataccactaccaccaccatcactaccaccaccaccaccacctctaccatcgctaccatcaccaccaccaccactaccatcaccaccaccaccaccatcaccaccaccacctctaccaccatcgctaccatcaccaccatcaccaacaccaccaccactatcgCCACCACCATcgctaccatcaccaccaccaccaataccactaccaccaccaccaccatcactaccaccaccaccaccatcactacctctACCACCATcgctaccatcaccaccatcaccaacaccaccatcaccaccatcaccaccaccatcatcgccaccatcaccaccaccaccactaccaataccactaccaccactaccaccaccatcgctacaatcaccaccaccaccaccacctctaccaccattgctaccatcaccaccaccaccaacaccactaccaccaccatcaccaccactaccaccatcgctaccatcaccaccatcaccatcaccatcaccaccaccaccacaaccaccaccatcaccaccaccaccaccatcaccaccactaccatcaccaccaccatcaccaccatcaccaccactaccacccctgccacagccaccaccaccaccaccatcaccaccatcaccaccaccaccaataccactaccatcaccaccatcaccaccaccaccaccaccactaccatcaccaccaccaccaccaccatcaccaccatcaccaccaccaccaccaccaccactaccatcctCAGCACTCACTGGACATTCCAGTCCTGGCCCTAGTCATAGAGAGGAACAGTAA